Proteins found in one Maridesulfovibrio sp. genomic segment:
- the hisG gene encoding ATP phosphoribosyltransferase: MSKQLKIGLPKGSLQDATIKLFAKSGWKINLHHRNYFPDVNDDELNISMCRVQEISRYIEDGILDCGLAGRDWVLENKSDVIEISSLVYSKVSNRPARWILAVAGDSKFHKPEDLAGKKIATELLGATKEYFESKNIPVDVFYSWGATEAKVVEGLCDAIVEVTETGTTIKAHGLRVIDEVMSTNTVFIVNKEAWNDPWKRKKIENINLLLQGALRAEKMVGLKMNMPKASLEKAMDVMPSLNSPTVSALSDPEWVSVEIMVEEVIVRELIPELIDMGAEGIIEYPLNKVI; the protein is encoded by the coding sequence ATGTCCAAGCAACTGAAAATCGGTTTGCCCAAAGGTTCCCTGCAGGATGCTACAATCAAACTCTTCGCCAAGTCCGGATGGAAAATAAATCTGCACCACAGAAACTATTTTCCTGATGTAAATGATGACGAGCTGAACATTTCCATGTGCCGGGTTCAGGAAATTTCCCGTTACATCGAGGATGGAATTCTCGACTGCGGTCTGGCCGGAAGGGACTGGGTTCTTGAAAATAAATCCGATGTTATCGAAATTTCCAGCCTTGTATATTCTAAGGTAAGTAACCGTCCCGCACGCTGGATTCTTGCAGTTGCCGGAGATTCTAAATTCCACAAACCGGAAGATCTAGCCGGTAAAAAAATCGCCACAGAACTGCTGGGCGCTACCAAAGAATATTTTGAATCAAAAAACATCCCTGTTGATGTTTTTTATTCATGGGGTGCCACCGAAGCAAAGGTTGTTGAAGGACTTTGCGATGCCATAGTTGAAGTTACCGAAACCGGAACTACAATCAAAGCACACGGCCTTCGCGTAATCGACGAGGTTATGTCCACTAATACCGTTTTCATCGTCAACAAAGAGGCATGGAACGATCCGTGGAAACGCAAAAAAATAGAAAACATCAATCTCCTGCTTCAGGGTGCGCTGCGGGCTGAAAAAATGGTCGGCCTGAAAATGAACATGCCCAAAGCATCACTTGAAAAAGCCATGGACGTGATGCCCAGCCTGAACTCCCCCACCGTATCAGCCCTTTCAGATCCCGAATGGGTATCTGTTGAAATCATGGTTGAAGAAGTGATCGTACGCGAACTCATTCCCGAACTCATCGATATGGGCGCGGAAGGTATTATCGAATACCCGCTTAATAAAGTTATTTAA
- a CDS encoding glutamine synthetase family protein, with the protein MSAPIFNCKNADDVLKAVRDYNISFVQFWFVDILGTLKSFQITPKELETSFEEGMGFDGSSILGFTRIEESDMIAIPDPTTFQLCSWRPTERPVARMFCDIQNPDGTPYEGDSRWVLKKTLDKAAERGYTYYVGPELEFFLFQDEKGTKIIDRGGYFDAPPLDLGNDVRRDIIFSLEQMGYDVEYSHHEVAPSQHEIDLRYAEGMRMADTAMTYRVIVKEVARKHGIYATFMPKPIFGENGSGMHVHQSLFKNGRNVFFDANDEYHLSAEGKSYIAGILKHSPEMTCVTNQWVNSYKRLVPGYEAPVYVSWARKNRSTLVRVPMYKPGKENATRMELRCPDPAANPYLCFAVMLQAGLKGIDEGYKLPDPIEENIFAMDAPTLSEHGITALPGNLYEAAVAMKNSEVIKECLGEHIHSNLYRNKIKEWDKYRTQVTEYEISTYLPVL; encoded by the coding sequence GTGTCTGCGCCAATTTTTAACTGCAAAAATGCTGATGATGTTCTGAAAGCTGTTCGGGATTACAACATCAGCTTCGTACAATTCTGGTTTGTTGATATTCTGGGAACCCTTAAAAGCTTCCAGATTACCCCAAAAGAACTTGAGACTTCCTTTGAAGAAGGCATGGGGTTTGATGGCTCTTCAATTCTCGGTTTCACGCGCATTGAAGAATCAGACATGATTGCTATTCCCGACCCCACAACATTTCAACTCTGCTCATGGCGTCCCACTGAACGGCCGGTAGCCCGTATGTTCTGCGATATCCAGAACCCCGACGGAACACCGTATGAAGGCGACAGCCGCTGGGTGCTCAAAAAAACTCTCGATAAAGCAGCCGAGCGTGGCTACACTTATTATGTAGGTCCAGAGCTTGAATTCTTTCTATTTCAAGACGAAAAAGGCACCAAGATCATCGACCGCGGCGGTTATTTTGACGCACCTCCGCTGGATCTCGGTAACGATGTTCGTCGTGACATCATTTTTTCACTGGAACAGATGGGTTACGATGTGGAATACAGCCACCATGAAGTAGCTCCCAGCCAGCACGAAATTGATCTGCGCTATGCTGAAGGAATGCGCATGGCGGATACTGCCATGACTTATCGGGTTATAGTTAAGGAAGTTGCCCGCAAACACGGTATTTACGCGACCTTTATGCCTAAACCTATTTTTGGTGAAAATGGGTCCGGCATGCACGTGCATCAGTCCCTGTTTAAAAATGGACGCAACGTTTTCTTCGATGCTAACGATGAATATCATCTCAGCGCGGAGGGCAAAAGCTACATAGCAGGTATTCTCAAACATTCACCGGAAATGACCTGTGTAACCAACCAGTGGGTCAATTCATACAAACGTCTGGTTCCCGGATACGAGGCACCGGTGTATGTATCATGGGCTCGCAAAAACCGCTCCACTCTGGTCAGGGTACCGATGTATAAACCCGGCAAGGAAAACGCCACCAGAATGGAACTGCGTTGTCCTGATCCGGCCGCTAACCCTTATCTCTGCTTTGCGGTGATGCTGCAGGCAGGACTCAAAGGAATTGACGAGGGTTACAAACTCCCGGATCCCATTGAAGAAAACATCTTCGCCATGGACGCTCCCACATTATCCGAGCACGGCATAACCGCCTTGCCCGGCAACCTTTACGAAGCTGCTGTGGCCATGAAGAACAGCGAAGTAATAAAGGAATGCCTCGGGGAACACATTCATAGCAATCTTTACCGCAATAAGATCAAAGAATGGGATAAATACCGCACTCAGGTAACTGAGTATGAAATATCAACCTATCTCCCCGTACTTTAA